From the Primulina tabacum isolate GXHZ01 chromosome 3, ASM2559414v2, whole genome shotgun sequence genome, one window contains:
- the LOC142538955 gene encoding casparian strip membrane protein 1-like, which produces MIISYNITSPIDQFQVLSKRERSVYMESMEIGETKRVSKGKAPFVGSSRGGSCKRAIGIFDVVLRISAATAALAATITMGTTEQTLPFFTQFFQFQASYDDLPAFTFFVIAMSIVTGYLVLSVPFAVVCVARPLATAPRVLLIVCDTLTVTLATSAASASTSIVYLAHTGNPGANWLAVCPQFSDFCQRASGAVVAAFVAIVLILFLVVLSALALRKN; this is translated from the exons ATGATCATTTCTTATAATATCACAAGCCCGATTGATCAGTTTCAAGTTTTATCAAAGAGAGAGAGATCCGTATACATGGAGAGCATGGAGATTGGAGAAACAAAGAGGGTGAGCAAAGGGAAAGCACCCTTTGTGGGGAGTTCAAGGGGAGGATCATGTAAAAGGGCTATAGGGATATTCGATGTTGTCCTCCGTATAAGCGCGGCCACTGCGGCTTTAGCGGCCACCATCACCATGGGAACTACAGAGCAGACCCTTCCATTCTTCACCCAGTTCTTCCAGTTTCAAGCCAGTTATGATGATCTTCCCGCTTTCAC CTTCTTTGTAATAGCCATGTCCATAGTCACCGGATATCTGGTTTTATCCGTCCCTTTCGCTGTAGTATGCGTCGCACGGCCTCTCGCTACTGCACCAAGGGTCCTGTTAATTGTTTGCGATACA CTGACAGTTACATTGGCTACTTCCGCCGCCTCCGCCTCCACATCAATAGTGTACCTGGCTCACACTGGGAACCCGGGAGCCAACTGGCTGGCGGTATGCCCGCAATTCAGCGATTTCTGCCAGAGGGCCAGCGGAGCGGTGGTAGCGGCTTTCGTTGCGATAGTTCTGATACTTTTCTTGGTGGTGCtgtctgctctggctctcaggaaaaactaa
- the LOC142540141 gene encoding ubiquitin-conjugating enzyme E2 variant 1C isoform X2: MDDGDDIYMRSWTGTIIGPHNSVHEGRIYQLKLFCDKDYPEKPPSVRFHSRINMTCVNHDSGVVEPKKFGLLANWQREYTMEDILTQLKKEMAAPHNRKLVQPPEGTYF, translated from the exons ATGGATGATGGAGATGATATTTACATGCGATCCTGGACTGGTACTATTATAGGTCCTCACAAT TCCGTACATGAAGGGCGTATTTACCAGTTGAAGCTATTCTGTGATAAAGATTATCCGGAAAAGCCTCCCAGTGTTCGTTTCCATTCTCGGATCAACATGACTTGTGTAAACCACGATAGTGGAGTG GTGGAACCCAAGAAATTTGGACTTCTAGCTAATTGGCAGCGAGAGTACACAATGGAGGACATACTGACACAGTTGAAAAAAGAGATGGCTGCTCCTCACAATCGCAAGCTTGTCCAGCCTCCTGAAGGGACGTATTTTTAA
- the LOC142540142 gene encoding small ribosomal subunit protein eS17-like — protein sequence MGRVRTKTVKKSSRQVIERYYSKMTLDFHTNKKILEEVAIIPSKRLRNKIAGFSTHLMKRIQKGSVRGISLKLQEEERERRMDFVPEESAIKLDRIEVDQETVDLLESMGMKELPGVVLREDQGPINVAPPVNYGRGGGRRY from the coding sequence ATGGGTCGTGTACGTACGAAGACAGTGAAGAAGTCGTCACGGCAAGTGATCGAGAGGTACTATTCGAAGATGACCCTCGATTTCCACACAAACAAGAAGATTCTGGAGGAGGTCGCCATCATCCCCTCGAAGCGCCTACGCAATAAGATAGCTGGTTTCTCCACCCATTTGATGAAGCGTATCCAGAAGGGATCCGTTCGTGGTATCTCGCTGAAGCTTCAGGAGGAGGAGCGCGAGCGTCGAATGGATTTCGTGCCTGAAGAATCAGCAATTAAGCTTGACCGCATTGAGGTTGATCAGGAAACTGTTGATTTGTTGGAGTCTATGGGGATGAAGGAGCTCCCAGGTGTTGTGCTCAGGGAGGATCAGGGGCCCATCAATGTTGCGCCACCTGTGAACTACGGCCGTGGTGGTGGAAGGAGATACTGA
- the LOC142540141 gene encoding ubiquitin-conjugating enzyme E2 variant 1C isoform X1 → MTLGSGGSSVVVPRNFRLLEELERGEKGIGDGSVSYGMDDGDDIYMRSWTGTIIGPHNSVHEGRIYQLKLFCDKDYPEKPPSVRFHSRINMTCVNHDSGVVEPKKFGLLANWQREYTMEDILTQLKKEMAAPHNRKLVQPPEGTYF, encoded by the exons ATGACCCTTGGTTCAGGAGGATCCAGCGTCGTGG TCCCTCGAAATTTCAGATTGTTGGAGGAACTTGAACGTGGAGAAAAGGGAATTGGAGATGGCAGCGTAAGCTATGGAATGGATGATGGAGATGATATTTACATGCGATCCTGGACTGGTACTATTATAGGTCCTCACAAT TCCGTACATGAAGGGCGTATTTACCAGTTGAAGCTATTCTGTGATAAAGATTATCCGGAAAAGCCTCCCAGTGTTCGTTTCCATTCTCGGATCAACATGACTTGTGTAAACCACGATAGTGGAGTG GTGGAACCCAAGAAATTTGGACTTCTAGCTAATTGGCAGCGAGAGTACACAATGGAGGACATACTGACACAGTTGAAAAAAGAGATGGCTGCTCCTCACAATCGCAAGCTTGTCCAGCCTCCTGAAGGGACGTATTTTTAA
- the LOC142540144 gene encoding putative UDP-N-acetylglucosamine--peptide N-acetylglucosaminyltransferase SPINDLY, translating into MGSTEKDVGEEKRKEALDGQVSPAQPFPEIRSPLGNGPVRKSIEGKNALSFADILRSRNKFVDALAVYESVLEKDIENVEAHIGKGICLQMQNLGSLAHESFVEAIRLEPQNAFALTHCGILFKDEGRLVEAAEMHQKALKTDPSFKLATECLAIVLTDLGTSLKLAGNTQAGIQKYYEAIKIDPHYAPAYYNLGVVYSEMMQYDTALSCYEKAAIERPMYAEAYCNMGVIYKNRGDLESAIACYERCLAVSPNFEIAKNNMAIALTDLGTKVKLEGDISHGVALYKKALYYNWHYADAMYNLGVAYGEMLKFDMAIVFYELAFHFNPHCAEACNNLGVIYKDRDNLDKAVECYEMALSIKPNFSQSLNNLGVVYTVQGKMDAAASMIEKAIVANPTYAEAYNNLGVLYRDAGNISLAIEAYEHCLKIDPDSRNAGQNRLLAMNYINESSDDTLYEAHRDWGMRFMRLFPQYTSWDNPKDPERPIVIGYVSPDYFTHSVSYFIEAPLIYHDYVNYKVVVYSAVVKADAKTNRFRDRVLKHGGKWRDIYGIDEKKVASLVREDEIDILVELTGHTANNKLGMMACRPAPVQVTWIGYPNTTGLPSIDYRITDALADPPDTKQKHVEELVRLQESFLCYTPSLEAGPVCPTPAQSNGFVTFGSFNNLAKITPRVLQVWARILCAVPNSRLIVKCKPFCSESVRLQFLSLLEKLGLESQRVDLLPLILLNHDHMQAYSLMDISLDTFPYAGTTTTCESLYMGVPCIAMAGDVHAHNVGVSLLNTVGLSNLVAKNEGEYVKLALQLSSDIQSLSSLRMSLRNLMLKSPLCDGSKFTKGLESAYRCMWHRYCKGDVPSLRRMEMMQQKQNIRSQEDVWGDPDVRFTDPVKINNSGNDPLTQPIKANGFNMDPSSSFSTSNREENVLSRKTTSNPGKLS; encoded by the exons ATGGGGTCAACTGAAAAGGACGTTGGcgaggaaaaaagaaaagaagcaCTTGATGGCCAGGTTTCTCCAGCGCAGCCTTTTCCTGAAATCAGAAGCCCTCTGGGCAACGGCCCTGTCAGAAAAAGTATCGAAGGGAAAAATGCCTTATCTTTTGCAGACATTCTCCGCTCTAGGAATAAGTTTGTGGATGCACTTGCTGTTTATGAGAGTGTGTTGGAAAAGGACATTGAAAATGTTGAAGCTCACATTGGCAAAGGAATTTGCCTGCAGATGCAGAACTTGGGTAGCCTTGCACATGAAAGTTTTGTCGAAGCAATTCGATTGGAACCCCAAAATGCATTTGCTCTCACACATTGTGGGATTTTGTTTAAAGACGAGGGTAGACTGGTGGAGGCTGCTGAG ATGCATCAGAAAGCTCTAAAGACTGACCCTTCCTTCAAGCTAGCCACAGAATGCTTGGCAATCGTACTAACAGATCTTGGAACAAGCTTGAAGCTGGCTGGTAACACTCAGGCGGGAATACAAAAGTATTATGAAGCTATCAAAATTGATCCACACTATGCT CCAGCTTATTATAATCTGGGTGTAGTCTATTCAGAAATGATGCAATATGACACAGCCCTCAGTTGTTATGAAAAAGCTGCAATTGAGAGACCCATGTATGCTGAAGCATATTGCAATATGGGTGTTATCTACAAAAATCGAGGGGATCTGGAGTCAGCTATTGCTTGTTATGAGAG GTGCCTGGCTGTCTCCCCAAACTTTGAGATTGCAAAAAATAACATGGCTATTGCATTAACTGATTTAGGCACAAAG GTTAAATTGGAGGGTGACATCAGTCACGGTGTGGCATTATATAAGAAAGCTCTCTATTACAACTGGCATTATGCTGATGCCATGTACAATCTTGGAGTTGCATATGGAGAAATGTTGAAGTTTGACATG GCCATTGTATTTTATGAACTTGCTTTCCACTTCAATCCCCATTGTGCAGAGGCATGTAACAATTTAGGAGTGATATACAAAGATCGAGATAACCTTGATAAAGCAGTAGAGTGTTATGAG ATGGCATTGTCAATCAAACCGAACTTTTCCCAGTCATTAAACAATCTTGGAGTAGTGTATACTGTCCAG GGCAAAATGGATGCTGCTGCGAGCATGATTGAGAAAGCTATTGTTGCAAATCCTACCTATGCAGaagcatataataatttag GGGTTCTCTACAGAGATGCTGGGAACATATCTCTGGCAATTGAAGCATATGAGCATTGCCTCAAAATAGATCCTGATTCACGCAATGCTGGACAG AATCGGCTGCTTGCCATGAACTACATAAATGAGAGTAGCGATGACACGTTATATGAAGCTCACAG GGATTGGGGTATGCGCTTTATGAGATTGTTTCCACAGTATACATCATGGGACAACCCTAAGGATCCAGAAAGGCCAATTGTGATTGGATATGTGTCTCCTGATTATTTTACCCATTCTGTGTCATATTTCATTGAAGCACCACTGATTTATCATGACTACGTGAACTACAAGGTGGTTGTTTACTCGGCAGTTGTAAAG GCAGACGCAAAAACTAACAGGTTCAGAGACAGAGTCCTAAAGCATGGAGGGAAGTGGAGAGACATTTATGGCATCGATGAGAAAAAAGTTGCGAGTTTGGTTAGGGAAGATGAAATTGATATCTTGGTGGAACTTACTGGCCATACTGCAAACAACAAGTTGGGGATGATGGCTTGCCGACCTGCGCCTGTGCAG GTGACTTGGATTGGCTACCCGAATACAACTGGTTTGCCTTCCATTGATTATAGAATCACTGATGCTCTTGCTGACCCCCCTGATACAAAACAAAA ACATGTTGAAGAGTTAGTTCGATTACAAGAGTCCTTCCTTTGTTACACTCCTTCACTAGAAGCAGGGCCAGTGTGTCCAACTCCTGCCCAATCCAATGGCTTTGTTACTTTTGGTAGCTTCAACAATCTTGCAAAG ATTACACCTAGAGTGCTTCAAGTCTGGGCAAGGATTTTATGTGCAGTTCCAAATTCCCGGCTTATTGTGAAGTGCAAGCCCTTTTGCTCTGAAAGCGTGAGGCTTCAATTTCTTTCGTTGTTGGAAAAGTTAGGTTTGGAATCACAACGGGTTGATCTTCTGCCTTTAATTCTTCTCAACCATGATCATATGCAAGCATACTCTTTAATGGACATCAG CTTGGATACCTTTCCTTATGCGGGGACAACTACCACATGCGAGTCTCTATACATGGGAGTTCCATGTATTGCAATGGCAGGTGATGTTCATGCTCATAATGTTGGTGTAAGTCTCCTCAACACGGTTG GATTGAGCAATTTAGTCGCCAAGAATGAAGGGGAATACGTAAAACTGGCTCTACAGTTATCCTCTGATATACAGTCCCTCTCAAGCTTGAGAATGAGTCTCCGAAATCTCATGCTCAAATCTCCCTTATGTGATGGATCAAAATTTACGAAAGGCCTAGAGTCAGCCTACCGGTGCATGTGGCATAGATACTGCAAGGGCGACGTGCCATCTTTGAGGCGTATGGAAATGATGCAACAGAAACAGAACATTCGTTCACAAGAAGATGTTTGGGGAGATCCAGATGTCAGATTCACCGACCCAGTGAAGATAAATAATTCTGGAAATGATCCCCTTACTCAACCCATCAAGGCCAATGGATTTAACATGGATCCATCTTCCTCCTTCAGCACTTCAAATCGAGAAGAAAATGTGTTGTCTAGAAAAACAACCAGTAACCCAGGCAAGTTGAGCTGA
- the LOC142540140 gene encoding ubiquitin-conjugating enzyme E2 variant 1C-like → MTLCSGGSSIVVPRNFRLLEELERGEKGIGDGTVSYGMDDGDDIYMRSWTGTIIGPHNSVHDGRIYQLKLFCDKDYPEKPPAVRFHSRINMTCVNHENGAVEAKKFGLLSNWQREYTMEDLLTQLKKEMAAPHNRKLVQPPEGTYF, encoded by the exons ATGACCCTCTGTTCGGGAGGATCCAGCATCGTGG TCCCTCGAAACTTCAGGTTGCTTGAGGAACTCGAACGTGGAGAAAAGGGAATTGGAGATGGCACTGTAAGCTATGGAATGGATGACGGAGATGACATTTATATGCGATCCTGGACTGGTACCATAATAGGTCCTCACAAT TCTGTACATGACGGGCGAATATACCAGTTGAAGCTCTTTTGCGACAAAGATTATCCAGAGAAGCCTCCTGCAGTCCGTTTCCATTCTCGGATTAACATGACATGCGTAAACCATGAAAATGGAGCG GTGGAAGCAAAAAAGTTTGGACTTCTGTCAAATTGGCAAAGAGAGTACACCATGGAAGACTTACTGACTCAGTTGAAGAAAGAGATGGCTGCTCCTCATAACCGTAAGCTGGTCCAGCCCCCCGAAGGTACCTATTTCTAG